The Desmonostoc muscorum LEGE 12446 genome includes a region encoding these proteins:
- a CDS encoding HigA family addiction module antitoxin → MTPRVPKNRPPSHPGEILLKDFLEPMGISQRELADAIHVPYQRINEVVNQKRGITPSTALRLAKFFGNSSEFWLNLQQNWELYYVLKEEEEELKTIAQFKSSEATA, encoded by the coding sequence ATGACACCAAGGGTTCCAAAAAATAGACCACCCTCACATCCCGGTGAAATATTACTCAAAGATTTTCTAGAACCAATGGGAATATCACAAAGAGAACTTGCAGATGCAATTCATGTTCCTTATCAGCGAATTAATGAGGTTGTAAATCAAAAGCGGGGTATTACGCCTAGTACAGCATTACGGTTAGCAAAATTTTTTGGGAATAGTTCAGAGTTTTGGTTAAACCTCCAACAGAATTGGGAACTCTACTATGTTCTGAAGGAAGAAGAAGAGGAACTAAAAACTATTGCACAATTCAAAAGTTCTGAAGCAACGGCTTGA
- a CDS encoding Uma2 family endonuclease translates to MGKLYILVALSEVPVRNGARAMYASVTQPLTFQEFLVWDDGSGREFELLDGIPVPLSEPNANHEDLIELLCAYLENHCQENGLPYVSRQSKQVRLKTAPPEKEKSRKADIVIFAKEEWQRMKTSSSSAAAYIPPPGIIEVVSNNWKDDYLTKLAEYEDLGVLEYIIVDYAAFGGIRFIGSPKQPTITIYQLEDGEYLPAKVFRGQERIDSRLFPNIPLTAEQIFAMSR, encoded by the coding sequence GTGGGCAAGCTGTACATCTTGGTAGCATTGAGTGAAGTACCCGTCAGGAATGGAGCGAGGGCGATGTACGCAAGCGTCACACAACCACTGACTTTTCAAGAGTTTCTTGTCTGGGACGATGGTTCAGGCAGAGAGTTTGAGTTATTGGATGGAATTCCTGTGCCGTTATCAGAACCAAATGCAAATCATGAAGATTTGATTGAGCTGCTGTGTGCCTACTTAGAAAATCACTGCCAAGAAAATGGACTACCTTATGTGTCGCGCCAGTCCAAGCAGGTTCGGCTCAAGACAGCACCACCAGAAAAGGAAAAAAGCCGGAAAGCTGATATTGTCATATTTGCAAAAGAAGAATGGCAGAGGATGAAAACTAGCTCTAGTTCTGCTGCTGCATATATTCCACCACCGGGAATCATTGAGGTTGTTAGCAACAACTGGAAGGACGACTATCTGACAAAACTTGCTGAATATGAGGACTTGGGCGTTTTAGAGTATATCATTGTGGACTATGCTGCTTTTGGTGGTATTCGGTTTATTGGCTCTCCCAAACAGCCAACTATTACAATCTACCAACTTGAAGATGGAGAGTATTTACCCGCAAAGGTGTTTCGAGGGCAAGAGCGAATTGATTCTAGATTGTTTCCAAACATTCCTTTAACGGCTGAACAGATTTTTGCAATGAGTCGCTGA
- a CDS encoding beta strand repeat-containing protein, translated as MADPNFIAPITNPFGLTNVGFSAKPTFADIDADGDLDAFVGEGNGNTLFYRNSGTATAPTFTLEATNPFGLTDVGFFADPTFADIDGDGDLDAFVGNREGNTLFYRNSGTATAPTFTLEATNPFGLTDVGFLAVPTFADIDGDGDLDAFVGQNLGNTLFYRNSGTATAPTFTLEATNPFGLTDVGFIAAPTFADIDGDGDLDAFVSNGDGNTLFYRNNGTTAAPTFTLEATNPFGLTDVGNSAKPTFADIDGDGDLDAFVGNQNGNTLFFKNQPVSTPTVSITAQTATANEGGSNGVYRITRTDSTGDLTINLTLDGSSTAATADYSLSGGSVTVSGNTLTVTIAAGQSFVDVNLSAINDIAAEADETLTLNLDTGTGYTVDSTNNTATVTIAANDTVVTNTNDSGEGSLRQAILNANAFAGADTITFAGSVFADATPDTITLTSGELVITDALTINGLGASNLIISGNNASTVFNVNDGSSNQIAVAINGLTITGGSNNTVGAGIFNVENLTLSDDIISNNNNNGGDVGAIENRGSLSLINSTVSNNIGFLVGGIYNNGTVSLTNSTLSNNDGFVTGGIFNEGLFNVTGSTVSNNSGAVTGGIENNGTTSTLSLTNSIVSDNTGGSNGGISISGTATLLNTTISGNRSFGDGGGISISGTATLINTTITNNTADFDNNGSGDGGGVFNNGGTVIVQNTIIAGNFDSGNEAPDIAGAVTGNGNNLIGSLTGASGSIGTGSDITFASAGITNINQVIASLADNGGATFTHAIVSGSAAINAGDNTLIPVGVTTDQRGITRTIGATVDIGAYESPFIPPVAANDTATSNENTLVNINVLVNDTDANGDSLSVTKINGNSITVATPITLASGATVSLNANGTLDYNPNGQFESLAAGATATDSFTYTASDNGNGGTSTATVNLTINGVNDAPTVANALADSSTAEDSPFNFTVPANTFTDVDAGNTLTYTATLDNGNALPSWLSFNGTTRTFSGTPTNNNVGAIAIKVTATDSSSASVSDTFNLTVTNVNDAPTVVNAIADKTTIENSVFNFTLPANTFADVDLGDTLTYTATLDNGNPLPSWLTFNATTRTFSGTPTAANVGNINVKVTATDTALASVSDIFNLSITPLNLTGTPNPDTLTGTASNNIIDGKASNDTLTGGGGKDTFVIRTGDGTDTITDFGGVGTGSNPSAAVIANVDTLQFTGTALTAKNLQLTQNGNNLEVTFEDVVNTKVILQNFQLQNLDNLPASGTRPALANILFDGQTSPTDSFDVIDANANPTSIGRQNTVTFLNDLNNNISGFDNSNDVINGQGGNDKIDGKSGNDHLRGGAGNDTLIGGAGNDTLVGGAGNDVLTGGTGADRFLYNTSAVFNGSAIGVDTITDFNRSQGDKIVLDKTTFSVISSNPGNGFSNAGDFKSIGLDLFQLTILEGISSAKIVYDAVNGRLFYNQNGILPGFGSGGQFATLTGAPALTANDFIVQA; from the coding sequence ATGGCTGATCCTAATTTTATCGCCCCAATTACCAACCCCTTCGGACTGACAAATGTAGGGTTTTCTGCGAAACCCACCTTTGCCGATATCGATGCTGATGGGGACTTGGATGCTTTTGTGGGTGAGGGCAACGGCAATACTCTGTTCTACCGCAACAGTGGAACTGCCACGGCTCCCACCTTCACATTGGAAGCCACCAACCCCTTCGGACTGACGGATGTGGGTTTTTTTGCTGACCCCACCTTTGCCGATATCGATGGCGATGGGGACTTAGATGCTTTTGTGGGTAATCGTGAAGGCAATACCCTGTTCTACCGCAACAGTGGAACTGCCACGGCTCCCACCTTCACATTGGAAGCCACCAACCCCTTCGGACTGACGGATGTGGGGTTCCTTGCTGTACCTACCTTTGCCGATATCGATGGCGATGGGGACTTGGATGCTTTTGTGGGTCAGAACCTGGGCAATACCCTGTTCTACCGCAACAGTGGAACTGCCACGGCTCCCACCTTCACATTGGAAGCCACCAATCCGTTTGGACTGACGGATGTGGGTTTTATTGCTGCACCCACCTTTGCCGATATCGATGGCGATGGGGACTTGGATGCTTTTGTGAGTAATGGGGATGGCAATACCCTGTTCTACCGCAACAATGGAACTACGGCTGCTCCAACCTTCACCTTGGAAGCCACCAATCCCTTCGGATTGACGGATGTGGGTAATTCTGCTAAACCCACTTTTGCCGATATCGATGGGGATGGGGACTTGGATGCTTTTGTGGGGAATCAGAACGGCAATACCCTGTTCTTCAAGAATCAACCAGTTTCTACCCCCACTGTCAGCATCACCGCACAAACTGCCACAGCCAATGAAGGCGGCAGTAACGGTGTCTATCGCATCACTCGTACCGATAGCACAGGGGATTTAACAATTAACCTCACCCTTGATGGCAGCAGCACAGCTGCAACTGCTGACTATAGCCTCAGTGGTGGTAGCGTCACTGTTTCTGGTAATACCTTAACTGTCACCATTGCTGCTGGACAAAGCTTTGTTGACGTTAACTTATCTGCTATTAATGATATCGCTGCTGAAGCAGACGAAACCCTCACCCTCAACTTAGATACTGGCACTGGTTACACGGTAGATAGTACCAACAATACCGCAACGGTTACTATCGCTGCCAACGATACCGTCGTCACCAACACCAACGATTCTGGTGAAGGTTCCTTGCGGCAAGCGATTCTCAACGCCAATGCCTTTGCAGGTGCAGATACAATTACCTTTGCTGGTAGTGTGTTCGCTGATGCTACACCTGACACCATTACCCTAACTTCTGGGGAATTAGTTATTACTGATGCCTTGACTATTAATGGATTAGGGGCAAGTAACCTAATTATTAGTGGTAACAATGCCTCTACTGTCTTTAATGTCAATGATGGCAGTAGCAATCAAATTGCGGTAGCAATTAATGGACTAACGATTACGGGTGGAAGTAATAATACTGTCGGTGCTGGTATCTTTAACGTAGAAAACTTGACACTATCCGACGACATCATCTCTAACAATAACAATAATGGAGGAGATGTAGGCGCTATTGAGAACAGAGGCTCCCTCAGCCTAATTAACAGCACTGTTTCTAACAATATTGGGTTTCTTGTAGGCGGCATCTACAATAATGGTACTGTTAGCCTAACTAATAGCACTCTCTCTAACAATGATGGGTTTGTGACAGGCGGTATTTTCAACGAAGGTCTTTTCAACGTCACGGGAAGCACCGTCTCTAACAATAGTGGGGCTGTTACAGGCGGCATCGAAAATAATGGTACTACTAGTACTCTTAGCCTAACTAACAGCATTGTCTCTGACAATACTGGAGGATCTAACGGTGGTATCAGTATATCGGGTACAGCAACCCTGCTCAACACTACTATCTCTGGCAATAGGTCATTTGGAGATGGCGGTGGTATCAGTATATCGGGTACAGCAACCCTGATCAACACTACTATTACCAATAACACTGCTGATTTCGATAACAATGGCAGTGGCGACGGCGGTGGTGTATTCAATAATGGTGGTACTGTTATTGTTCAAAACACGATCATCGCCGGCAACTTCGATTCTGGTAACGAAGCCCCGGATATTGCGGGTGCAGTCACAGGCAATGGCAACAACCTCATCGGTAGCTTGACTGGCGCATCTGGCAGCATCGGCACTGGTAGCGATATCACCTTTGCCTCGGCTGGCATTACCAATATTAACCAAGTCATCGCCTCTCTCGCCGACAACGGCGGTGCCACTTTCACTCACGCTATAGTTTCCGGTTCGGCTGCTATCAACGCGGGAGACAATACCCTCATCCCTGTGGGTGTCACCACTGACCAACGGGGTATAACTCGCACCATTGGCGCTACGGTGGATATTGGCGCTTATGAATCACCTTTCATCCCCCCTGTTGCCGCCAACGATACTGCCACAAGTAATGAAAATACCCTCGTCAACATCAACGTCTTGGTAAATGACACCGATGCTAATGGCGACAGCCTGAGTGTTACTAAAATTAATGGTAACAGCATCACAGTCGCTACACCAATTACCTTAGCTTCCGGTGCTACCGTGTCTCTCAACGCCAATGGTACTTTGGACTACAACCCCAACGGTCAATTTGAATCTTTGGCTGCGGGTGCCACTGCTACCGATAGCTTCACTTACACAGCTAGTGATAATGGCAACGGCGGCACTAGCACGGCAACAGTTAACTTGACTATCAACGGCGTTAATGATGCGCCAACTGTGGCAAATGCTCTAGCTGACTCCTCCACTGCTGAAGATAGCCCCTTCAACTTCACTGTTCCGGCTAATACCTTTACTGATGTTGATGCAGGAAATACATTAACTTACACCGCCACCCTTGACAACGGTAACGCCTTACCCAGTTGGTTAAGCTTTAATGGGACTACTCGCACCTTTAGCGGTACTCCTACTAATAATAATGTGGGTGCGATCGCCATTAAAGTCACCGCCACCGATAGCAGCAGCGCTAGTGTGAGCGATACCTTTAACCTGACGGTGACTAATGTTAATGATGCCCCAACTGTAGTAAATGCGATCGCAGACAAAACTACCATAGAAAACAGTGTCTTCAACTTCACCCTTCCCGCCAACACCTTTGCTGATGTCGATTTAGGCGACACCTTAACCTACACAGCCACTTTAGATAACGGTAACCCTCTACCCTCATGGTTAACCTTTAACGCCACCACCCGCACTTTCAGCGGTACACCCACAGCAGCAAATGTGGGCAATATCAACGTGAAAGTTACAGCCACCGACACTGCTCTTGCTAGCGTCAGTGATATCTTTAACCTGAGTATCACTCCCCTTAACCTGACGGGAACTCCAAATCCAGATACCCTCACAGGCACAGCCAGCAACAACATTATCGATGGTAAGGCTAGTAATGATACCCTGACTGGTGGCGGTGGTAAAGACACATTTGTGATTCGTACTGGCGATGGTACTGATACCATTACCGATTTTGGCGGTGTGGGTACTGGGTCAAATCCATCAGCGGCGGTGATTGCTAATGTTGACACTTTGCAATTTACTGGTACTGCCTTAACTGCCAAAAATCTACAACTAACTCAAAATGGTAATAATTTGGAAGTTACCTTTGAAGACGTTGTAAATACCAAAGTTATCTTGCAAAACTTCCAATTACAAAACCTGGATAACTTGCCAGCATCTGGTACAAGACCTGCTTTAGCCAATATCCTGTTTGACGGACAGACCAGCCCCACTGACAGCTTTGATGTGATTGATGCCAACGCTAATCCTACTAGCATTGGGCGGCAAAATACAGTCACATTCCTTAATGACCTCAATAACAACATCTCTGGTTTTGACAATTCCAACGATGTGATTAATGGCCAGGGAGGTAACGACAAAATCGACGGCAAGAGTGGCAACGATCATTTGCGTGGTGGTGCTGGAAATGATACCCTCATCGGTGGTGCTGGGAATGATACTCTCGTTGGCGGTGCTGGCAATGACGTACTCACTGGTGGAACTGGTGCTGACAGATTCCTTTACAATACCAGTGCTGTTTTTAACGGTTCTGCTATTGGTGTAGATACTATTACTGACTTCAACAGATCCCAAGGTGACAAGATTGTTCTGGATAAGACAACCTTTAGTGTCATTAGTTCTAATCCGGGGAATGGTTTCAGTAATGCAGGTGATTTTAAAAGTATTGGTTTGGACTTATTCCAGTTGACGATTTTGGAGGGCATTAGCAGCGCCAAAATTGTCTACGATGCTGTAAATGGGCGTTTGTTCTACAACCAAAATGGCATCTTGCCTGGTTTTGGCAGTGGTGGTCAATTTGCAACTTTGACTGGTGCGCCGGCTTTGACGGCTAACGACTTTATTGTTCAAGCGTAG
- a CDS encoding TIGR03032 family protein has protein sequence MQTRSANSTPALKITASQEFNSWLAQQNLSIACTTYQTNRLFFVSSQANDRLLVHERLFDKPMGLYAAGDRLYMTTRYQLWYFDNLLGSSQKYGQCLSETQLQADRLYVPRTAYTTGDVNAHEVVLDNAGKVIFVNTDFSCLATLSPDYNFVPIWQPPFISKLVAEDRCHLNGLAMVEGKPGYVTACSTTDTAAGWRNHRLDGGVVIDVNQNEIIATGLSMPHSPRWYQGKLWLLNSGTGELGYIEDRQFHPIIFCPGFVRGLAFWQNFAFVGLSQLRSQSFTGLTLEKRLIAEGNHPQCGLMVIDLQTGAPLHWLYFQGVIEELFDVVVLPGVRQPQAIGLQEDEIQRLVTFPNSGGIVTTKPTAHRPSLGTAPPVAGLPTQQITPLNPPLERGETGKSNSLPLERGEIRQSSSLPFIRGGLGRGNPNTSQITPINPPEDWGEIGKSNSLPEDWGEIGQSSSLPFIRGGLGWGNPKTSSEAAFSRGEQIRYQRVYHLNSSNALDYNHLTYPSLQKRWQTQPPQGELIGLSASLDGAIVGFAISERLNPQQAEIISLFVLPEYRCQGIGRRLVAYLERELAQQGCVEIILSYSTNTLTNVALEPLLQKLHWQPPQINLVLGKTATEKIAPAPWLNKYPLPPAFEVFPWLDAGLSLPPNVEAHRLEPLNSLGLRYRGEVIGWVLTHRVAPDTIRYTTVSIAQAFEKRGRGVSLLAEAIRRQVDSGVPYLTGSVSYRYPRLLQFVERHLTPYLTGVGEVRQTSKLINRTLESREN, from the coding sequence ATGCAGACAAGATCAGCAAATTCCACCCCAGCCTTAAAAATTACCGCCAGCCAAGAGTTTAACTCCTGGCTAGCACAGCAGAATCTGAGTATTGCTTGCACCACCTACCAAACCAACCGCCTTTTTTTCGTTAGTAGCCAAGCCAACGATCGCCTCTTGGTACACGAAAGACTATTCGACAAACCGATGGGATTGTATGCAGCAGGCGATCGCCTTTACATGACAACCCGCTACCAACTCTGGTATTTCGATAATCTTTTGGGTAGTAGCCAAAAGTACGGACAATGCCTTAGCGAAACGCAGCTGCAAGCAGATCGCCTTTATGTCCCCCGCACCGCCTACACCACCGGCGATGTCAACGCCCATGAAGTAGTTTTAGACAATGCAGGAAAAGTTATTTTTGTCAATACCGACTTTAGTTGTTTAGCCACCCTCAGCCCAGACTACAACTTTGTCCCCATTTGGCAACCGCCCTTCATCTCCAAACTCGTCGCCGAAGACCGCTGTCATCTCAATGGTTTAGCGATGGTAGAGGGCAAACCGGGCTATGTCACCGCCTGTAGTACCACAGATACAGCCGCCGGGTGGCGTAATCATCGCCTTGATGGCGGAGTCGTCATCGACGTTAACCAAAACGAAATTATTGCCACAGGCTTATCCATGCCCCATTCTCCCCGTTGGTATCAGGGGAAATTATGGTTACTCAATTCCGGCACAGGGGAATTAGGCTACATCGAGGATCGTCAATTCCATCCCATCATCTTCTGCCCTGGATTTGTGCGTGGATTAGCCTTTTGGCAAAACTTCGCCTTTGTGGGACTATCTCAGTTACGTTCCCAGAGTTTTACCGGATTAACCCTGGAAAAACGTTTGATTGCCGAAGGAAATCACCCCCAGTGTGGCTTGATGGTAATTGATTTGCAAACAGGGGCACCCCTGCACTGGTTATATTTTCAGGGAGTAATTGAAGAACTATTTGATGTTGTAGTTTTGCCAGGAGTCCGCCAACCCCAAGCAATTGGGTTACAAGAAGACGAAATACAGCGCCTAGTAACATTTCCCAACAGTGGCGGAATTGTCACCACCAAACCCACCGCCCACCGTCCCAGTTTAGGTACAGCCCCCCCCGTGGCTGGTTTACCCACACAACAAATTACCCCCCTTAATCCCCCCTTGGAAAGGGGGGAGACCGGAAAATCTAATTCCCTCCCCTTGGAAAGGGGGGAAATCAGACAATCTAGTTCCCTCCCCTTTATAAGGGGAGGGTTAGGGAGGGGTAATCCGAACACAAGTCAAATTACCCCCATTAATCCCCCCGAAGATTGGGGGGAAATCGGAAAATCTAATTCCCTCCCCGAAGATTGGGGGGAAATCGGACAATCTAGTTCCCTCCCCTTTATAAGGGGAGGGTTAGGGTGGGGTAATCCAAAGACTAGTAGTGAGGCAGCCTTTTCAAGAGGGGAGCAAATCCGTTACCAACGGGTGTATCACCTCAACAGCAGCAACGCCCTCGACTACAATCACCTCACCTATCCCAGCCTGCAAAAACGCTGGCAAACTCAACCGCCCCAAGGCGAATTAATTGGGCTTTCCGCTTCCCTAGACGGTGCAATAGTCGGCTTTGCCATCAGCGAACGCTTAAACCCCCAACAAGCCGAAATTATCTCCCTATTCGTCTTACCCGAATACCGTTGTCAAGGAATTGGCAGAAGGTTAGTCGCCTATTTAGAACGAGAATTAGCCCAACAGGGATGTGTTGAAATCATCCTCAGCTATTCCACCAATACACTCACCAATGTCGCTTTAGAACCGCTACTGCAAAAGCTACATTGGCAACCACCCCAAATTAACTTGGTGCTTGGCAAAACCGCTACAGAAAAAATTGCCCCAGCACCTTGGTTAAACAAGTATCCCCTACCTCCAGCCTTTGAGGTGTTTCCTTGGTTAGATGCCGGTTTATCCCTGCCGCCTAATGTCGAGGCACACCGCTTAGAACCCCTAAATAGCTTGGGATTGCGCTATCGGGGGGAGGTAATTGGTTGGGTGTTAACCCATCGGGTGGCACCTGACACAATTCGCTACACCACTGTTTCAATTGCACAAGCATTTGAGAAGCGGGGGCGAGGGGTTTCGCTGTTAGCAGAAGCGATTCGTCGTCAAGTTGACAGTGGTGTTCCCTACCTCACGGGTTCGGTTTCTTACCGTTATCCGCGTTTGTTGCAGTTTGTCGAACGACACCTGACTCCCTATTTAACTGGGGTAGGGGAAGTGCGGCAAACGAGTAAGTTGATTAACCGTACACTTGAATCAAGAGAAAACTAA
- a CDS encoding amylo-alpha-1,6-glucosidase, whose translation MSIEFGREICGHLDIAESREWLVTNGIGGYASGTVAGLLTRRYHGLLVAALQPPLGRTLLLTKLDETVLYGDRSYSLHSNRWADGTVSPHGYEHIERFSLEGTVPLWRFAVADALLEKRIWMQQGANTTYVQYVLRRATQPLKLTLKAIVNYRDYHSDTHNNNDWQMSIQQVEQGICVTADPDAVPIYLLTDHATASPVHNWYYNFDLAVERYRGLSDKEDHLHAATFEVTLNLGESVTFVASTHKQPELNGEAALKYRHSLEQKLIGLWKSNRPLNAADSPAWVNHLVLAADQFIVDRSVPEDPYGKTIIAGYPWFSDWGRDTMISLPGLTLATGRPEVARSILRTFARHVDQGMLPNRFPDAGETPEYNTVDATLWYFEAIRAYYNATEDNDLLMELFPVLADIINWHCRGTRYNIRLDATDGLLYAGEKGVQLTWMDAKVGDWVVTPRIGKPIEVNALWYNALRTMAKFARLIGKPHQEYQAIADRAQIRFSRFWNQETGYCYDVLDTPDGDDASARPNQIFAVSLPESPLTPAQQKAVVDVCGQMLLTSHGLRSLAPNHPQYQGKYGGNQYQRDGAYHQGTVWGWLLGSFVLGHLRVYKNPKQARQFLQPMANHLTAHGIGSLSEIFDGDAPMTPRGCIAQAWTVAEVLRAWLATEN comes from the coding sequence ATGTCTATTGAATTTGGGCGGGAAATCTGCGGTCATCTTGACATAGCAGAGTCACGGGAATGGTTGGTTACTAATGGCATTGGTGGTTATGCCTCTGGAACAGTGGCAGGTTTATTGACCCGCCGCTATCACGGGTTACTAGTAGCAGCATTGCAACCGCCTCTAGGTCGCACCTTACTGTTGACAAAACTAGATGAAACGGTATTGTATGGCGATCGCTCTTATTCTCTACACAGCAATCGTTGGGCAGATGGTACCGTCAGTCCCCACGGCTATGAACATATTGAACGTTTTTCTCTGGAAGGTACAGTTCCTCTATGGCGTTTTGCTGTTGCTGATGCGTTGTTAGAAAAACGAATCTGGATGCAACAGGGAGCTAATACAACTTATGTCCAATATGTTCTGCGTCGTGCCACCCAACCGCTGAAGTTGACACTTAAGGCGATCGTCAACTACCGCGATTATCACAGCGACACCCATAATAACAATGATTGGCAGATGTCTATTCAGCAGGTGGAACAGGGAATTTGTGTAACTGCTGATCCTGACGCTGTACCAATATATCTGTTAACTGACCACGCCACCGCCTCCCCCGTCCACAATTGGTACTACAACTTTGACCTAGCAGTTGAACGCTATCGGGGATTGAGCGACAAAGAAGACCATCTCCACGCCGCTACCTTTGAAGTTACGCTCAATTTAGGAGAATCCGTTACATTTGTTGCCAGCACTCATAAGCAACCAGAGTTGAATGGCGAAGCAGCACTCAAATACCGTCACAGTCTTGAGCAGAAGTTAATCGGACTCTGGAAATCTAACCGACCCCTGAATGCTGCTGATTCTCCGGCTTGGGTGAATCATTTAGTTTTGGCTGCTGACCAGTTTATCGTCGATCGCTCCGTGCCAGAAGACCCCTATGGCAAAACTATCATCGCTGGTTATCCCTGGTTTAGTGACTGGGGACGTGATACTATGATTAGCCTACCTGGTTTGACCCTCGCCACCGGTCGCCCAGAGGTCGCACGCTCGATTCTTCGCACCTTTGCTAGGCATGTAGACCAGGGAATGTTGCCCAATCGTTTCCCCGATGCGGGTGAGACGCCAGAATACAACACCGTCGATGCAACTCTCTGGTATTTTGAAGCCATTCGAGCTTATTACAATGCCACAGAGGATAATGATTTGCTGATGGAACTGTTCCCTGTGCTGGCAGACATCATCAACTGGCACTGTCGCGGCACACGCTACAACATCCGCCTTGATGCCACCGATGGTTTACTGTATGCAGGAGAAAAAGGTGTGCAACTGACTTGGATGGATGCGAAAGTCGGAGATTGGGTAGTAACGCCTCGCATTGGTAAACCGATTGAAGTCAATGCCCTGTGGTATAACGCTCTGCGGACAATGGCAAAATTTGCCCGTCTGATTGGCAAGCCCCACCAAGAGTATCAGGCGATCGCTGACCGCGCCCAAATCAGATTTTCTCGCTTTTGGAATCAGGAAACAGGCTATTGCTACGATGTGCTGGATACTCCGGATGGAGATGACGCATCTGCGCGTCCCAACCAGATTTTTGCCGTTTCCTTACCTGAAAGTCCGCTGACCCCAGCCCAACAAAAAGCAGTGGTAGACGTTTGTGGGCAGATGCTACTAACTTCGCATGGATTGCGATCGCTTGCCCCCAATCATCCCCAATATCAGGGTAAATACGGTGGTAATCAGTATCAACGTGATGGAGCTTACCACCAGGGAACAGTCTGGGGTTGGTTGTTGGGGTCCTTTGTTCTGGGACACCTGCGCGTCTACAAAAATCCTAAGCAGGCGCGTCAATTTTTGCAACCAATGGCTAATCATCTTACAGCGCACGGTATTGGCAGTCTCAGCGAAATTTTTGATGGCGATGCCCCGATGACTCCACGAGGATGTATTGCCCAAGCGTGGACAGTTGCAGAGGTCTTGCGTGCTTGGTTAGCAACGGAGAACTGA